One genomic region from Chloroherpetonaceae bacterium encodes:
- a CDS encoding alkaline phosphatase D family protein, whose protein sequence is MQFRPTLSKKHFIIPILQFIFVLLFFSLLLQELPAQTRKISRNNSIRSGPMLGYSEMREVLIWVQTLAECEVWAEYIEEGIKNEAIGSTNRVKTEREKAFTAKLIAADLEPGKRYVYWIVINGKRQPAQYPQVFQTLSLWQWRKDAPNVTFAIGSCAYINEERFDRSGKPYGEHYDIFSTIAGKSPDFMVWLGDNTYLRDPDWGSRSGILYRYSHTRELKELQPLLASVHHYAIWDDHDYGSNDADNSFIGKQLTREAFTLFWGNPTYGMDGKNGITTSFRWSDAEFFLLDDRWFKSPNKRRTGKREIIGESQFEWLINSLSSSQATFKFIVIGGQVLNSAAIHENFSTYPEERKKLLDAILAEKISGVIFLTGDRHYTSLSKMNREGTYPLYDLTVSPLTSGTYQMRDEVNDFLIPETYLSERNFGLLKLEGKGTERKLVIEVFTWDGKKAWVKEILAKDLK, encoded by the coding sequence ATGCAATTTCGCCCAACCTTAAGCAAAAAACATTTCATCATTCCAATTCTCCAATTCATTTTTGTTTTACTGTTTTTTTCACTTCTTTTACAAGAATTACCTGCACAAACCCGAAAAATTTCTAGAAACAATTCAATTCGCTCCGGCCCAATGCTCGGCTACTCTGAAATGCGTGAAGTTCTCATTTGGGTACAAACACTTGCAGAGTGCGAGGTTTGGGCTGAGTACATTGAAGAAGGGATTAAAAATGAAGCAATTGGCTCCACCAACCGTGTGAAGACGGAAAGGGAAAAAGCTTTTACTGCCAAACTCATTGCGGCTGATCTGGAGCCGGGGAAAAGATATGTCTATTGGATTGTTATCAATGGAAAACGCCAACCCGCTCAATACCCTCAAGTATTTCAAACACTTTCTCTTTGGCAATGGCGAAAAGACGCTCCTAATGTCACTTTTGCTATTGGAAGTTGCGCTTATATCAATGAAGAGCGGTTTGATCGTTCGGGAAAACCGTATGGTGAGCACTATGATATTTTTTCTACAATCGCAGGAAAATCGCCCGACTTTATGGTTTGGTTAGGTGATAACACCTATTTAAGAGATCCTGATTGGGGCTCCCGAAGCGGAATATTGTATCGCTATTCACATACGCGAGAATTAAAAGAATTACAACCCCTTCTTGCCTCTGTTCATCACTACGCAATTTGGGATGATCATGACTATGGCTCAAACGATGCCGATAATAGTTTTATTGGCAAACAATTGACACGAGAGGCCTTCACCCTTTTTTGGGGAAATCCAACTTACGGAATGGATGGAAAAAATGGGATAACAACTTCATTTCGATGGTCTGACGCGGAATTCTTTCTTTTGGATGATCGATGGTTCAAATCTCCTAATAAACGAAGAACCGGAAAACGAGAAATCATTGGCGAAAGCCAATTCGAATGGCTCATCAATTCACTAAGTTCGAGCCAAGCGACTTTCAAATTTATTGTAATTGGAGGGCAAGTGTTAAATAGCGCGGCAATTCACGAGAATTTTTCAACTTACCCTGAGGAACGAAAAAAATTACTTGATGCAATTTTAGCAGAAAAAATCTCCGGTGTAATCTTTTTAACCGGAGACCGTCACTACACTTCATTAAGCAAAATGAATCGTGAAGGGACTTATCCACTTTATGATTTAACCGTTTCTCCTTTAACATCGGGTACATATCAAATGCGTGACGAAGTAAATGACTTTCTCATTCCAGAAACATATCTCTCCGAACGAAACTTTGGATTGCTGAAACTTGAAGGAAAAGGGACTGAGCGAAAATTGGTGATTGAGGTATTTACTTGGGATGGAAAAAAAGCTTGGGTAAAAGAAATCTTAGCGAAGGATTTGAAATAA
- a CDS encoding transglycosylase domain-containing protein, which yields MTDASHQSSSKKKFYFFGTLGLVIILVLLIRSYIVHNAFEKTSKGLERKYHIKLSAESISASALRSVSLENVTITPLDAPEDTLLFIETLDASVRLLPLMNGDLRLKTLEAKRLSLKLQEYNDSLSNFGAILEAFQHSQTLDTLRKIKSENLGWNIRSKNLLRLLYSQIPDAIRIDNLSVFYSSITDSVSLALEIPQFVMQDNFFRASVSLSERNILPYSVQEETQRFIVSGLLNRKRESAEVNLYGAPFISLPYFKNKFGLVAKAKDLTFKVDPAETEDSYLKVGSLFSVNQIQLYHPKISTDTLSLEKGSLNAIFRIDSKAIVVEPETQLSFSTEGVDSMNVLLSLWFDRSDSLQVGLQLKTDTLSATRFFESLPLAMRKDLGEMRFKGKLAYSLYLNIDWRKLDEVILESSVYTDSFKVLDYGNIDFQKLTGKFSHEAKEKDSRTARVIELNPSNQSFTPLVQIPKHLIGAVLTNEDGGFFLHRGFNEASFATAIADNIRRSEFVRGGSTISMQLVKNIYLNRKKTLARKFEEIWIVWLLERSGFVSKERLLEIYLNIIEWGPNVYGIAEASQFYFSKRPSQLTLEESLFLGSIIPSPKRFFWAFKEGKLREERVEQMSFVLQKMKERQYTKDSTLSGNLRLTGKAASMLKFSMPLSDTLQMNDE from the coding sequence GTGACAGACGCTTCACATCAATCATCATCTAAAAAAAAGTTTTATTTCTTCGGGACACTCGGCTTGGTTATCATTCTTGTCCTATTGATTCGTTCTTACATTGTCCATAACGCTTTTGAAAAAACGTCAAAAGGTCTTGAAAGAAAGTATCACATCAAACTCTCGGCGGAATCAATTTCTGCGTCTGCGTTACGCTCGGTATCACTTGAAAATGTTACAATAACCCCGCTTGATGCACCCGAAGACACCCTTCTATTCATTGAAACTCTTGATGCATCGGTAAGACTCTTACCTTTAATGAACGGTGATTTGCGTTTAAAGACACTTGAGGCAAAGAGGCTTTCATTAAAACTGCAAGAATACAATGATTCTCTTTCAAATTTCGGAGCCATTTTAGAGGCATTTCAACACTCTCAAACCCTTGATACTCTTAGAAAAATAAAATCGGAGAATTTGGGTTGGAATATTCGATCAAAAAATCTGCTTCGTTTATTGTACTCTCAAATTCCCGATGCTATTCGAATTGATAATTTATCAGTCTTTTATTCGAGCATTACAGATTCTGTTTCGCTTGCTCTTGAAATTCCTCAGTTCGTGATGCAGGATAATTTTTTTAGAGCGAGTGTCTCTCTTTCAGAAAGGAATATTCTTCCATACTCGGTTCAAGAGGAAACACAGCGGTTTATCGTTTCAGGATTACTTAATCGAAAACGTGAATCTGCGGAAGTGAATCTTTATGGCGCTCCGTTTATTTCACTCCCATATTTTAAAAATAAATTTGGCCTAGTAGCTAAAGCAAAAGATCTGACGTTCAAAGTTGATCCGGCAGAAACTGAGGATTCATATTTGAAGGTGGGATCGCTGTTTAGTGTCAATCAGATTCAATTATATCATCCGAAAATTTCTACTGATACTCTTTCGCTTGAAAAAGGGTCGTTGAACGCCATTTTTCGAATCGATTCTAAAGCGATAGTCGTTGAACCCGAAACGCAACTCTCATTTTCAACAGAAGGCGTTGATTCAATGAATGTTCTGCTTTCATTATGGTTTGATCGTTCCGATTCACTTCAAGTTGGATTGCAATTAAAAACCGATACACTTTCTGCGACTCGCTTTTTCGAATCGCTTCCTTTAGCAATGCGAAAAGATTTAGGTGAAATGCGATTTAAAGGCAAACTGGCATATTCGCTTTACCTCAACATTGATTGGAGAAAATTAGATGAAGTCATCTTAGAATCCTCTGTTTATACGGATTCATTTAAGGTGTTAGATTATGGGAATATTGATTTCCAAAAGCTTACAGGGAAATTCTCACATGAAGCTAAGGAAAAGGATTCAAGAACCGCGCGGGTCATCGAACTCAATCCTTCAAATCAAAGTTTTACCCCGTTAGTTCAAATTCCAAAACATCTTATCGGCGCCGTTCTTACCAATGAAGATGGCGGATTTTTCCTTCATCGCGGATTTAATGAAGCCTCATTCGCAACGGCTATTGCTGATAATATTCGTCGTTCAGAATTTGTCAGAGGGGGAAGTACCATTTCGATGCAGTTGGTAAAAAACATTTATCTCAATCGAAAGAAAACTCTTGCGAGGAAGTTTGAAGAGATTTGGATTGTTTGGCTTTTGGAAAGAAGCGGTTTTGTGAGTAAAGAAAGGTTACTTGAAATTTATCTTAACATCATTGAATGGGGGCCGAATGTCTATGGTATTGCAGAGGCATCACAATTTTATTTTTCAAAACGCCCTTCTCAACTTACGCTTGAAGAATCATTGTTTTTAGGAAGTATTATCCCATCTCCGAAACGATTTTTTTGGGCATTTAAGGAGGGAAAGCTTCGTGAGGAACGTGTTGAACAAATGAGTTTTGTACTGCAAAAAATGAAAGAGCGTCAATACACAAAAGACTCAACGCTTTCGGGGAACCTTAGGTTAACAGGTAAGGCCGCTTCGATGCTTAAGTTCTCTATGCCTCTTTCAGACACGCTTCAAATGAATGATGAATAA
- a CDS encoding J domain-containing protein — protein sequence MSLFSRLSKILKAELRTRLHYLQDEEFRKFYIEYLKKKKSQGNYSGSFGSKRSETFFESEQEWFYDRYNRFYSSEGNPKTESGNYRQKSYSTPREPDKDPILAAYYANLELPYGSDSETVRKAWLNLVRKYHPDKFNGDPEKQKLATEITKGINTAYQELTRYLKGKK from the coding sequence ATGAGCTTATTTTCACGATTATCAAAAATCTTAAAGGCTGAACTTCGCACAAGGCTTCATTACTTGCAAGATGAGGAGTTCAGAAAGTTTTACATCGAATACCTTAAGAAGAAAAAATCGCAGGGGAATTACTCAGGCTCTTTTGGTTCAAAACGAAGCGAAACTTTTTTTGAATCTGAACAAGAATGGTTTTATGACCGCTACAACCGGTTTTATTCTTCCGAGGGCAATCCAAAAACGGAAAGCGGCAATTATCGACAAAAAAGTTACAGCACCCCGAGAGAACCAGATAAAGATCCTATCCTTGCTGCTTACTATGCAAATTTAGAACTTCCATACGGCTCGGATTCCGAAACCGTTCGTAAGGCTTGGCTTAACCTTGTCCGAAAGTATCATCCTGATAAATTCAATGGCGATCCAGAAAAACAGAAACTTGCAACCGAGATTACCAAAGGGATTAATACAGCTTATCAAGAACTGACACGATATCTTAAAGGTAAGAAATAG
- a CDS encoding molecular chaperone Tir — protein sequence MPQNQTVPSEKFQQIKALLLEMEMKIIQEDTNEELFVVDDEENGIKNLIIDLEPPLVVLEQLIMPIKGERGELYKRLLQMNETLVHGAFAIDAKERFVFFRDTLQIENLDSNELQGSIRALSLAMAEHSSELLKYAHQS from the coding sequence ATGCCACAAAACCAAACAGTACCATCGGAAAAATTCCAGCAAATAAAAGCTTTGCTACTTGAAATGGAAATGAAGATCATTCAAGAGGACACCAATGAAGAACTCTTTGTTGTCGATGATGAAGAAAATGGGATAAAAAATCTTATCATCGATCTTGAACCGCCGCTTGTGGTTCTTGAACAACTCATTATGCCAATCAAAGGTGAGCGAGGGGAATTGTACAAAAGACTTCTTCAAATGAATGAAACACTGGTTCACGGCGCTTTTGCAATTGATGCAAAAGAGCGATTTGTGTTTTTCCGAGATACCCTTCAAATTGAAAACCTTGACTCGAATGAACTTCAAGGAAGTATTCGCGCACTCTCATTAGCAATGGCTGAACATAGCAGCGAATTGCTCAAATATGCTCATCAATCTTAA